One window of Trifolium pratense cultivar HEN17-A07 linkage group LG5, ARS_RC_1.1, whole genome shotgun sequence genomic DNA carries:
- the LOC123883249 gene encoding heavy metal-associated isoprenylated plant protein 4-like codes for MTGGKEEKKDEKGKAKIEEKVEKKKDEIELITAIYKLNLHCQECGNKIKKHLLTTQGVQTVEMHIEKGEIKAKGKLDPLKILKLIEKKSNRKVELISPKVKPKEITTIDKKPKETKDPIVRTITVKVHMHCDKCEADLKRRLIKHKGIFNVKTDKKAQSLIVEGTIEVEKLTSFLRKRVNTNAEVISIKEEKKEEKKEKGKEEKKEEKGKEGKSSESTKVIEIHHHGNTQDEIKIKDNNNVPYIIHYVYAPQIFSDENPNSCSIS; via the exons ATGACAGGAgggaaagaagaaaagaaagatgaGAAGGGAAAagctaaaattgaagaaaaggtagaaaaaaagaaagatgaaattgaattgatCACTGCtatttacaaattaaatttgCATTGTCAAGAATGTGGGAACAAGATTAAGAAGCATCTCTTAACTACTCAAG gagTACAGACTGTGGAGATGCATATTGAGAAAGGAGAAATTAAGGCAAAAGGGAAATTGGACcctttgaaaattttgaagctTATAGAGAAGAAGAGCAAtagaaaagttgaattaatATCACCAAAAGTTAAACCCAAGGAGATTACTACTATTGATAAAAAGCCAAAGGAAACTAAAGAT CCAATTGTGCGAACTATCACGGTGAAGGTTCACATGCATTGTGACAAATGTGAAGCTGACCTAAAACGCAGACTAATCAAGCACAAAG gtaTTTTCAATGTTAAAACCGACAAGAAAGCTCAAAGTCTAATAGTTGAAGGGACTATTGAAGTAGAGAAGTTGACATCATTTTTGAGAAAAAGAGTGAATACAAATGCTGAGGTTATTTCCATAAAAGaggagaaaaaggaagaaaagaaagaaaagggcaaagaagaaaaaaaggaagaaaagggCAAAGAAGGAAAATCTTCAGAATCAACTAAAGTAATAGAAATTCATCATCATGGAAATACACAAGATGAGATTAAAATAAAGGACAATAATAATGTTCCTTATATTATTCATTATGTTTATGCACCACAAATTTTCAGTGATGAGAATCCTAATTCATGTTCTATTTCATAG
- the LOC123883250 gene encoding MLO-like protein 1, whose amino-acid sequence MSGGGGGEEGPDLPFTPTWVVALVCTIIVAVSFAVERSLHYLGKFLKKKNQKPLFQALQKIKEELMLVGFISLLLAVTQNTITKICVPQSWTLHMLPCSLEEKEHVESKLSSTKHFQTFFSSDDVFGAARRLLGDDNDQPSTEESRGYCASKGKVPLLSKEALHHLHIFIFVLAIVHVSSCVLTIIFGGLNIRRWKHWEESIVADGNHQSQHAPGRIDMVTPVHQHAFIRDHFTGIGKDSSLMGWLKSFFKQFYGSVTKSDYETLRLGFIKTHCRGNPKFNFHKYMNRALEDDFKKVVGISWYLWIFVVIFWLLNIHGWHTYFWVAFIPVLLLLGVGTKLEHVKIQLAHEVAEKHTAIQGELVVKPSDDHFWFRRPRIVLFLIHLILFQNSFEIAFFFWILITYGFHSCIMGKIKYIIPRLVIGVFIQVLCSYSTLPLYAIVTQMGTHFKKAIFDDQVQARLVGWAQKAKKKGLRGDNNNQSAQGSSHNGANIQLGSLFRRGPAQEENTIVPINEESI is encoded by the exons AtgagtggtggtggtggtggagaagAAGGACCTGATTTGCCATTTACTCCTACATGGGTTGTTGCTCTTGTTTGCACTATCATCGTCGCTGTTTCATTCGCCGTCGAACGTTCTCTACATTATCTTGGCAAGTTTCTTAAGAAGAAAAATCAGAAACCACTCTTTCAAGCCTTACAAAAAATCAAAGAAG aGTTGATGCTTGTGGGTTTTATTTCTCTCTTGCTGGCTGTAACACAAAATACAATCACAAAAATTTGTGTTCCACAAAGTTGGACTCTTCATATGCTTCCTTGTAGTCTTGAAGAAAAAGAACATGTTGAATCAAAATTATCATCCACTAAacattttcaaacttttttctcTTCCGATGATGTTTTCGGCGCTGCTAGGCGCCTTCTCGGTGACGATAATGATCAACCATCAACAGAAGAAAGCCGTGGATATTGTGCTTCCAAG GGAAAGGTACCTCTATTATCAAAGGAAGCACTACATCACTTGcatatctttatttttgtcCTAGCTATTGTTCATGTATCTTCATGTGTTTTGACTATAATTTTTGGAGGATTAAAT ATTCGTCGATGGAAGCACTGGGAAGAATCAATTGTTGCAGATGGAAATCATCAATCACAACAtg CTCCGGGACGGATCGATATGGTGACTCCTGTTCATCAGCATGCTTTTATAAGAGATCATTTTACTGGTATTGGCAAAGATTCTTCTCTAATGGGATGGCTG aaATCATTTTTCAAGCAATTTTATGGATCTGTGACAAAGTCGGATTATGAGACATTAAGGCTTGGTTTCAttaag ACTCATTGTAGAGGAAATCCTAAGTTTAATTTTCACAAGTACATGAACCGTGCACTTGAAGATGATTTCAAGAAAGTTGTTGGTATTAG TTGGTATCTTTGGATCTTTGTGGTAATATTTTGGTTGCTTAATATCCATG GTTGGCACACATATTTCTGGGTTGCTTTCATTCCTGTCCTT CTTCTACTTGGTGTTGGAACAAAGCTAGAACATGTAAAAATTCAATTAGCACATGAAGTAGCTGAAAAACATACAGCCATACAAGGTGAATTAGTTGTTAAACCATCAGATGATCACTTCTGGTTTCGTCGCCCTCGCATCGTCCTCTTCTTGATTCATTTGATCCTTTTTCAAAACTCTTTTGAGATTGCATTCTTTTTCTGGATACTG ATAACATATGGCTTTCATTCATGTATAATGGGGAAAATCAAGTACATTATTCCAAGGCTCGTTATTGG GGTATTTATTCAGGTGCTATGTAGTTATAGTACCCTACCACTGTATGCAATTGTTACACAG ATGGGAACTCACTTTAAGAAAGCCATATTTGATGACCAAGTACAAGCAAGACTTGTTGGTTGGGCACAAAAGGCAAAGAAGAAAGGATTAAGAGgtgataataataatcaatcTGCCCAAGGAAGTTCTCATAATGGTGCAAATATTCAATTAGGGTCTTTGTTTAGAAGAGGCCCTGCCCAAGAAGAAAACACCATTGTCCCTATAAATGAAGAGTCTATATGA
- the LOC123883248 gene encoding uric acid degradation bifunctional protein TTL-like isoform X1 — protein MQAVGLGLDENDYLSCCGSTKWAKEMASNSPFPNYHRALSVSKQIWLNKLDINSWLQAFSAHPSIGQTNAPSHASQTSAQWSRGEQSTALATATGSKLQELAEWNARYMEKFGFVFLIFASGISTDAILAEIKKRYTNRPIVELEIASQEQMKITEIRLTKLFTSKKNISSTTDRNTTVARNAEEVRVNVIGGHVTAAPDTLSGTSIRNSSRTRPPITTHVLDISRGYPASGIEVILEIWKGNQPRPPFGTTNSPGWVFKGSSKTDSDGRSGQLIDIVDDAEPGIYRLSFNTGKYNPNGFFPYVSVVFEIFESQKKEHFHVPLLLSPFSFSTYRGS, from the exons ATGCAAGCTGTGGGATTAGGTCTTGATGAGAACGATTACTTATCATGCTGTGGAAGCACAAAATGGGCCAAGGAAATGGCTTCAAATTCTCCTTTCCCTAATTACCATCGTGCCCTTTCTGTTTCCAAACAAATTTGGTTAAACAAACTTGATATCAATAGTTGGCTACAAGCTTTCTCTGCTCATCCTTCCATTGGTCAAACTAATGCTCCTTCTCATGCATCTCAAACCAGTGCTCA GTGGAGTAGGGGAGAGCAATCAACTGCTTTAGCAACTGCTACTGGTTCTAAATTACAG GAACTAGCTGAATGGAATGCTCGGTATATGGAAAAGTTTGGGTTTGTATTTCTCATATTCGCATCTGGTATAAGTACTGATGCTATACTTGCTGAAATAAAG AAACGCTATACAAACAGACCAATTGTTGAATTGGAGATTGCATCTCAGGAGCAAATGAAAATTACAGAAATTCGCCTTACAAAGCTCTttacaagtaaaaaaaacatatcttCTACAACTGATAGGAATACCACTGTTGCTAGAAATGCAGAAG AAGTTCGTGTAAACGTTATTGGAGGTCATGTGACTGCTGCTCCAGACACTTTATCAGGAACGTCCATCCGAAATTCATCTAGAACCCGCCCACCCATTACCACTCACGTGTTGGATATTTCGCGGGGTTATCCAGCTTCCGGTATTGAGGTAATTTTGGAGATATGGAAGGGAAACCAACCTCGTCCGCCATTTGGGACTACAAATAGTCCCGGTTGGGTTTTTAAAGGGTCTTCGAAGACAGATTCAGACGGTCGTAGTGGTCAACTGATTGACATAGTTGATGATGCTGAACCAGGGATATACAGGTTAAGTTTCAACACCGGAAAGTACAATCCAAACGGTTTCTTTCCTTATGTATCTGTTGTGTTTGAAATTTTCGAGTCACAAAAGAAGGAACATTTTCACGTTCCTTTGTTGCTTTCGCCATTTTCATTTAGCACTTACCGTGGAAGCTAA
- the LOC123883248 gene encoding uric acid degradation bifunctional protein TTL-like isoform X2: MQAVGLGLDENDYLSCCGSTKWAKEMASNSPFPNYHRALSVSKQIWLNKLDINSWLQAFSAHPSIGQTNAPSHASQTSAQWSRGEQSTALATATGSKLQELAEWNARYMEKFGFVFLIFASGISTDAILAEIKKRYTNRPIVELEIASQEQMKITEIRLTKLFTSKKNISSTTDRNTTVARNAEVRVNVIGGHVTAAPDTLSGTSIRNSSRTRPPITTHVLDISRGYPASGIEVILEIWKGNQPRPPFGTTNSPGWVFKGSSKTDSDGRSGQLIDIVDDAEPGIYRLSFNTGKYNPNGFFPYVSVVFEIFESQKKEHFHVPLLLSPFSFSTYRGS, translated from the exons ATGCAAGCTGTGGGATTAGGTCTTGATGAGAACGATTACTTATCATGCTGTGGAAGCACAAAATGGGCCAAGGAAATGGCTTCAAATTCTCCTTTCCCTAATTACCATCGTGCCCTTTCTGTTTCCAAACAAATTTGGTTAAACAAACTTGATATCAATAGTTGGCTACAAGCTTTCTCTGCTCATCCTTCCATTGGTCAAACTAATGCTCCTTCTCATGCATCTCAAACCAGTGCTCA GTGGAGTAGGGGAGAGCAATCAACTGCTTTAGCAACTGCTACTGGTTCTAAATTACAG GAACTAGCTGAATGGAATGCTCGGTATATGGAAAAGTTTGGGTTTGTATTTCTCATATTCGCATCTGGTATAAGTACTGATGCTATACTTGCTGAAATAAAG AAACGCTATACAAACAGACCAATTGTTGAATTGGAGATTGCATCTCAGGAGCAAATGAAAATTACAGAAATTCGCCTTACAAAGCTCTttacaagtaaaaaaaacatatcttCTACAACTGATAGGAATACCACTGTTGCTAGAAATGCAGAAG TTCGTGTAAACGTTATTGGAGGTCATGTGACTGCTGCTCCAGACACTTTATCAGGAACGTCCATCCGAAATTCATCTAGAACCCGCCCACCCATTACCACTCACGTGTTGGATATTTCGCGGGGTTATCCAGCTTCCGGTATTGAGGTAATTTTGGAGATATGGAAGGGAAACCAACCTCGTCCGCCATTTGGGACTACAAATAGTCCCGGTTGGGTTTTTAAAGGGTCTTCGAAGACAGATTCAGACGGTCGTAGTGGTCAACTGATTGACATAGTTGATGATGCTGAACCAGGGATATACAGGTTAAGTTTCAACACCGGAAAGTACAATCCAAACGGTTTCTTTCCTTATGTATCTGTTGTGTTTGAAATTTTCGAGTCACAAAAGAAGGAACATTTTCACGTTCCTTTGTTGCTTTCGCCATTTTCATTTAGCACTTACCGTGGAAGCTAA